In Populus nigra chromosome 1, ddPopNigr1.1, whole genome shotgun sequence, one genomic interval encodes:
- the LOC133683951 gene encoding uncharacterized protein LOC133683951, which translates to MVKSKKTQHKDQDLTLRRSARLADKFKKLPEELILKILSKIRQDPKTLIRCSSVSKNLHSLISKFDSISLRLSYPDEDYASLPCFHSHHHIPQAVVPGIIRVFSNLKFLQLNLCPCPSPSSEDGEMSRLKFLRHNDDDDYMNCEITVAFEVGFLSGTRTSGDLPLKLRPQIVNTGVVEMNLLIVNTILQHCPKTLRSLVVSSAKMQGSGSKGEVFVRQEVMGKLADVVSSLRGYESWVKWLNDPRNVAYWLKNPLNDDHRCLREIMWAVRRVELPWPWEERNELVVREGDVKELLSVYDYNDEQQRGDGN; encoded by the coding sequence ATGGTAAAATCCAAGAAGACCCAGCATAAAGATCAAGACTTGACGCTGAGAAGATCTGCTAGATTGGCAGACAAGTTCAAGAAACTACCAGAAGAGTTAATCCTTAAAATCCTGTCCAAAATCCGGCAAGACCCCAAAACTCTCATACGCTGTTCCTCTGTTTCCAAGAACTTGCATTCTCTCATCTCCAAATTTGACAGTATCTCCCTCAGATTATCGTATCCTGATGAGGACTATGCTTCTCTTCCATGCTTCCATTCACATCACCACATCCCACAAGCGGTCGTTCCTGGTATCATAAGGGTTTTTTCAAATCTCAAGTTTCTTCAACTTAATCTCTGTCCATGCCCTTCTCCGTCTTCTGAAGATGGAGAAATGTCCAGGTTGAAGTTCTTGCGTCATAATGATGACGATGATTATATGAACTGCGAAATAACAGTTGCTTTCGAAGTTGGGTTCTTGTCTGGGACTCGCACAAGCGGAGATTTACCTCTGAAATTGAGGCCCCAGATTGTGAATACTGGCGTGGTTGAAATGAATCTTCTCATTGTTAATACGATATTACAGCATTGCCCGAAAACGCTGAGGAGCTTGGTGGTTTCGAGTGCGAAGATGCAGGGGTCTGGATCAAAAGGGGAGGTTTTTGTTAGACAAGAAGTGATGGGAAAGTTGGCTGATGTGGTTTCAAGTTTGAGGGGTTATGAGAGTTGGGTTAAATGGCTTAATGACCCGAGGAATGTGGCTTATTGGCTTAAGAATCCACTTAACGATGACCATCGTTGTCTTAGAGAAATTATGTGGGCTGTTCGTCGTGTAGAATTGCCATGGCCATGGGAGGAGCGCAATGAGCTAGTTGTTAGAGAAGGTGATGTGAAGGAGTTATTGAGTGTTTATGATTATAATGATGAGCAACAACGAGGAGATGGAAATTAA
- the LOC133693496 gene encoding uncharacterized protein LOC133693496 → MASIPIPFSPLSTTPSRAFFKPLHLPTSPAIRISDDPWRRKRRGLTVVTRAGLSANSYVLAFLLPLSLLAATIFTSIRIADKLDQDYLEELEIIQAIKEADEEDDDSDDGEDYEDTDDNIVDISLEEELQPVLQRTRTRNRPKREV, encoded by the exons ATGGCCAGTATCCCAATCcccttctctcctctctccacCACACCCTCACGTGCCTTCTTTAAGCCTCTTCACCTGCCAACCTCACCGGCGATTCGCATCTCCGATGACCcttggaggaggaagaggagaggTTTGACAGTGGTGACACGTGCAGGGCTCAGCGCCAACAGCTACGTGCTGGCATTCCTGctccctctttctctccttGCTGCCACTATCTTTACTTCTATTAGAATTGCTGATAAGCTTGATCAAGACTATCTTGAGGAG CTTGAAATCATTCAAGCAATCAAGGAAGCAGATGAAGAGGATGATGACAGTGACGATGGCGAGGACTATGAGGATACTGATGACAATATTGTTGACATTTCTTTAGAGGAGGAATTGCAGCCTGTGCTTCAACGTACACGAACTCGCAACCGGCCTAAGCGGGAAGTCTAG